The window CCTCAGTGCTCGACGACGGCGCGGCACAGGTCTTGCGCAACCTGCTGTAACAGCCCACTCGCCTCAGTCGGCAGCACCGCAGTTCTTGGGTGCTGCCTAGACTGGGGCTGTGTTCTACGAAGAGAGTCCCGCGCCGCCGGGGTTGCAGCCGTTCGTTACCCGGCTATGGTTCGTGCGCGCCCAGCCTCAGGCCCGGTACGAGAAAATCCTCCCCGGACCGGAATCGCACCTGATTCTCAACCTCTCGGAGCCGTACCGCCTCATCAGGCCTTCCGGAAACGCCGGCGAACCCACGGCAACGGAAGTGGCCACGGGTTTTTATGCCGGCCTGCAGCGCAGCTACGTCATCAGTGAGAATCCGGATCAACTCTTCAACGTTGGTGCCCGCCTGACTCCCTACGGCCTTGCAGCGTTCACCCGCCAGCCGCCGTCGGGGTTTCAAAACCGCGTGGTGAACGCCGAGAGCATCTTCCCCGGCTTTACGGAACTGCGCTCGCATCTAGCGGACGCTGAACCCGGGCAGGCATTCGCGGCCTTGGCAGGATTCCTGGAACAACAGATCAGGCCCGGCTACCGAGCGGACCCGAGGACCGTGCAGGCTGTCGAAACCCTTGCCAAGGAAGACGTGGAGATCAGCGTCCTGGCGGCAGCGCTGGGGGTCAGCGCCTCCACCTTGGAGCGAGTCATGATGCGGGACTGCGGGACCACCGCCAAGGCGTACTCGGACGTGTGCAGATTCAACAGGATCGTCAACCAGGCGGCAGTGCTGCCCAAAGGGTCGGTACCGGGCCGTGAGCTTCTGCACTTGGCCGATTACTACGATCAGCCGCACCTTATCCGGGCCTTTAAGCGCTTCAGCGGCTTTACGCCAACGGAGTACCTGCAGGTGGTCCAGAGCTACGGTGCGGAGTACGCCACTTTCGTCCCGCTGGAAGAAGTCGCCCGATAAGTTGCGGTTTTTATACAAGACCCCATACTCTCCCGGGCGTACTGTGCATTCAGAACTGCACACCTTGGAGAGGACCCCCATGGACATTCAGATCAATTGGCTCGCGGTGCTGTTGGCTGCGCTGGCCACTTTCGTGGTGGGTGGGCTTTGGTACTCGCTGCTGTTCGCCAAGCCGTGGCAAAAGGCCGCAGGTGTCAGCGATGAGCAGCTGAAGTCAGGAACGGCGCGAGTCTTTGTGGGGTCGTTCATCCTTGCCGTGGTGATGGCCGTTTTCCTGGCGGCGTTCATTGGTGGCGGCGGTTTCGCGTTCGGAACCTTTGCCGGCTTGGCCGCAGGATTGGGATGGGTAGCAACGGCGCTGGGCGTCAACTATCTGTTCGAGCGCCGTAGCCTGACGCTGTTCGCCATTAACGGCAGTTATAACGTGGTCACTTTCACGGTGATGGGCTCCATCATCGGTGCGATGCAGGCCTAAGACGCTACTTGAAGACGGTCTGGATGGGCCCGCCGCCGGCTGACTCGACGATGGCTTGCGCAACCACCCTCAACTTGACGTTCCGGTTGCTGGAGGCTTTCTTGATGAGCTCAATCGCCTCCTCCTGCGTGCAGCGGTTTTGCGCGATGATGATCCCTGTGGCGACGTCGATCACGGTCCGTGACTCCATGGCTGCCCGCAGGTTGGCGGCGGTTTGGCTGTGCTGTGCAATCAGCACGGCTAGCTGAAGCCCTTTGGACGCCTGCCCCACGTAGTCGTTTGCGCGTTGAACAGCGGCCTGGTCAAAGGCGTTGGGGCGGTCGGAATAAAGGTTGAGGCCAGCCACTGAGGTGTCGTCCGGAAGCGGGAAGGGAACCGCCAGTACGGAACGAAGTCCATGGCCGGTGATTGCTTCGTTGTAGTCGGGCCACGTGTTGTCTTTGTCGAAGTCCGGGATATGTACCTGGCTGCCTTCGCGGCACGCGTGGAGACACGGGCCGTCGGCATACGCGTACTGAACCTCGTCCAGTTGCCGGGCACGTTCGCTGCTGCTGGCCACAGTGCCGGCCGTCCGGTGACGCATCAGCGTGATTCCGCAGTAAACCTCCGCGTCAGGGCTGCTGAACATGGCGGCCGAGTGACGGGCCAACTCTTCGAGGAACGCCTCGACGTCAGGGGTGCTCAGCAGCAAGTCCTGAACATCGGACAGTACCGTACTCGTCTCTGCGAGTTGGTGGTCTTCCATGTGGATCTCCGATCCGTGGAGGTGGCTACCTTTTGAGCCTAACCCCGCCTACCTGTTGAAAGCTAATAGTAAGTGTGCTTCTCTTTCTTAGGAGTCTTGCCGTGGGCTCACCCTTTCCAGCTTGTTCGAGGATTGAAGTCCCATGCGACAAATCCCACCCTTTGACGCCCCAACGCGGCCCTCCGCCGCAGTGTCCGGTGCCTACATTCGCCCTGGCTTCCAGGACAGCTTGGTCCTTGAGCACCTCAACCTGGCCAAGTCCATTGCCGCCAGATACTCCGCCCACACCTACGACGTCGACGACGTCAGGCAGGTCGCGTACATGGGCCTCATCAAAGCCTCCCGTGGCTACGACGAGTCCAAAGGCGCGAGTTTTCCTGC is drawn from Arthrobacter sp. 31Y and contains these coding sequences:
- a CDS encoding GAF and ANTAR domain-containing protein, which gives rise to MEDHQLAETSTVLSDVQDLLLSTPDVEAFLEELARHSAAMFSSPDAEVYCGITLMRHRTAGTVASSSERARQLDEVQYAYADGPCLHACREGSQVHIPDFDKDNTWPDYNEAITGHGLRSVLAVPFPLPDDTSVAGLNLYSDRPNAFDQAAVQRANDYVGQASKGLQLAVLIAQHSQTAANLRAAMESRTVIDVATGIIIAQNRCTQEEAIELIKKASSNRNVKLRVVAQAIVESAGGGPIQTVFK
- a CDS encoding DUF1761 domain-containing protein — its product is MDIQINWLAVLLAALATFVVGGLWYSLLFAKPWQKAAGVSDEQLKSGTARVFVGSFILAVVMAVFLAAFIGGGGFAFGTFAGLAAGLGWVATALGVNYLFERRSLTLFAINGSYNVVTFTVMGSIIGAMQA
- a CDS encoding helix-turn-helix domain-containing protein — encoded protein: MFYEESPAPPGLQPFVTRLWFVRAQPQARYEKILPGPESHLILNLSEPYRLIRPSGNAGEPTATEVATGFYAGLQRSYVISENPDQLFNVGARLTPYGLAAFTRQPPSGFQNRVVNAESIFPGFTELRSHLADAEPGQAFAALAGFLEQQIRPGYRADPRTVQAVETLAKEDVEISVLAAALGVSASTLERVMMRDCGTTAKAYSDVCRFNRIVNQAAVLPKGSVPGRELLHLADYYDQPHLIRAFKRFSGFTPTEYLQVVQSYGAEYATFVPLEEVAR